The Propionispora vibrioides genomic interval ATCTTTCAGCACTTCACAGCGGGCAAAGACCTTGGCACTGGTGATGCCGGGTCTTTGCCAGGTATGCCCCTGAGTATGATAATTCAAGAGCAAGGGTTCCAGGCGGTCAAGGCAGGCGGCAAACCGGGCTTCCCGCGTATGCATGGCTTCAAACTCGTCCCATAATGCTCTGATTTCTTTTGCCTGGTCGGCTGGCAGCAGGCCGAAGAGATGGTCGGCCGCCTTGACTTCCCTGTCCCGTTTATCCTGATTGGCCGCCTCATCATAGCAAAAGGTGTCGCCGGCCTCGATTTCCACCAGGTCATGGATGAGCACCATCTTTATCACCTTCAGTATATCCAGGTTTCCGGCATATTCGGCAAGTAAAATAGCCATAACCGCTAAATGCCAGGAATGTTCGGCATCATTTTCGTTTCGTTCCACACCGATTAACCGGCTCTGCCGAAATATCTGCTTCAACTTGTCAATTTCCACAATAAAAGCAAGCTGCTTACTCAGTCGTTCCTTCATATTCTATCTCCTCCCGCTAGTGCCTCATGGTGTCCAACACTATAGCTGATTTAGCGGGAATTTTTTCGCAACGGACGGCGAAGAAACCTCCCAGACCGGAAAACTGCGAGGTAACGACAGTAAAACCGTGCGAAAAAGCCTGCTAAATTGGCAGATTTTTAATGTCGATGAGGCTCTATTGTTCTCACTTTTTATCTATTCGCCAACCGCCCGGCCTACTCCTGTAACCCGCTGTCAAACCCGGCGCGTCGGATCGAGCAAGCGCCGGCCGGAATTTTTGTATTATCCTGTAAGATATTTGCATATAGTTTATCAGTATGGATTTTCACACAGCCTATTGATTCTTCCAGCGACTGGATTATAATGAGAGTAAGCACATTTGTTCAAAATCAGTTCCGCGCTTTCCCTAGGGCGTGTCTTCAAACTAACGGAATGGTCCATGGCGAGTGATTTTTGCGCCAGACGAGTTGCACCCTAAAGGGCACGGGCAATTTTGCAGGAATAGCGGCCCCTATTTCAAAAAATTTTAATGAAGTACGGCACAAAAAGCGCCGTCAAGGAGCGTTTCGGATAGTTTGAAGACACGCCCTGGTAAATAAAACTTAATAGACGGTTTGCCCCAGATGTTATTTATCAATTGATTTGACAGCTATGCCGCTGTAAAATAAATAACATTTCAAAAAAAGGAGTGGTATCAAATGGACCTGTCATTTACTATTCCCTTGTCTGGTGGTATTACTGTTTTGGTCATTCTCTATCTGGTCTGGTACATTTTTAAAGCAGACCGTGGGGATCCAGCCATGCAGGAAATCGCTTTGGCAATAAAGCAAGGAGCAATGGCGTTTCTCAAGCGGCAATATACAACCATTGCCATTCTAGCAGTTATCGTAGCCATAATTTTAAGCATTATGAGCAAGGATGGCTTACATACTCCCCTTGCGTTTATTATCGGTGCCTTGTGTTCGGCTTTGGCCGGGTTCATCGGCATGTATGTATCGGTTAATGCCAATTTGCGGACGGCTTCGGCCGCCAGAAAAAGTCTCAACGATGCGCTAAAGATTTCCTTCCGGGGCGGGGCCGTCACCGGCTTGGCGGTAACGGCCCTCAGCCTTTTGGGCGTGGCCGGATTGTTTTACATATTCGACGGGTTCAACAATCCCCGGGAAGCTCCTTTACTGATTGTCGGCTTTGGCTTTGGCGCGAGCTTCGTGGCCCTGTTTGCCCAGCTTGGCGGCGGCATATACACAAAAGCGGCCGATGTCGGGGCTGATCTGGTCGGTAAAGTGGAGGCAGGCATTCCCGAGGATGATCCCCGCAATCCTGCCGTAGTCGCCGATTTGGTTGGCGATAACGTAGGCGATTGCGCCGGCCGTGGCGCCGACTTGTTTGAATCCACCGCAGCCGAGAATATTGGCGCCATGATTTTAGGCATTGCCTTATTTCCCGCTTTCGGTGTCAACGGTATCCTGTTTCCACTGGTAGCCCGGGCCTTTGGGCTGCTGGCCTCGATCGTCGGAATTTTTCTTGTCCGGAACCATGACGACGAGTCGGAAGATCCCAACCCTATGGCATCGCTTAATATCGGCTATGCCGTGACCAGCATTCTTTCAACGATCGCTATGTATTTTGTAACCGACCAAATGATCAATAAAAATGGCAGTGGCCTTTACTTCTTTGGTTGCGCCGTGATTGGCATCATCACTAGCTATTTATTCGTGCTGGTTACCCAGTATTATACTGATTTTAAATACAGCCCCGTCCGGCAGATTGCCCGTTCCTGCCAAACTGGTCCGGCAACAACCATCATCACCGGTTTTGCTGTAGGCCTCGAAAGCGTTGTAGCTCCTGTTATCATCATTTCGGCAGCACTTCTTTCCTCCCACTACCTGGGGGTCATCAGCGGCATTCCGGCCGGTGGTGTATACGGCACGGCGGTGGCTACCATGGGTATGCTCTCCACCTGCGCCTATATTTTAGCGATGGACACCTTTGGCCCAATTACCGACAATGCCGGCGGCATCGTGGAAATGTCGCAGCAGCCGGCCAATGTTCGCTTTATCACCGATTTACTGGATGGCTGCGGTAACACGACTAAAGCGATCACCAAAGGCTATGCCATCGGCAGCGCCGCGCTGGCTACCTTCCTTTTGTTCTCGGCTTACCTGGATGAAGTTCAATTGCTGGACAAAACCTTTAACCGGGT includes:
- a CDS encoding HD domain-containing protein codes for the protein MKERLSKQLAFIVEIDKLKQIFRQSRLIGVERNENDAEHSWHLAVMAILLAEYAGNLDILKVIKMVLIHDLVEIEAGDTFCYDEAANQDKRDREVKAADHLFGLLPADQAKEIRALWDEFEAMHTREARFAACLDRLEPLLLNYHTQGHTWQRPGITSAKVFARCEVLKDTAPALWEYVQELIESAINQGFLVR
- a CDS encoding sodium-translocating pyrophosphatase, translating into MDLSFTIPLSGGITVLVILYLVWYIFKADRGDPAMQEIALAIKQGAMAFLKRQYTTIAILAVIVAIILSIMSKDGLHTPLAFIIGALCSALAGFIGMYVSVNANLRTASAARKSLNDALKISFRGGAVTGLAVTALSLLGVAGLFYIFDGFNNPREAPLLIVGFGFGASFVALFAQLGGGIYTKAADVGADLVGKVEAGIPEDDPRNPAVVADLVGDNVGDCAGRGADLFESTAAENIGAMILGIALFPAFGVNGILFPLVARAFGLLASIVGIFLVRNHDDESEDPNPMASLNIGYAVTSILSTIAMYFVTDQMINKNGSGLYFFGCAVIGIITSYLFVLVTQYYTDFKYSPVRQIARSCQTGPATTIITGFAVGLESVVAPVIIISAALLSSHYLGVISGIPAGGVYGTAVATMGMLSTCAYILAMDTFGPITDNAGGIVEMSQQPANVRFITDLLDGCGNTTKAITKGYAIGSAALATFLLFSAYLDEVQLLDKTFNRVVDIGKPEVFVGGFFGAMLVFLFTSTAIRAVSHAAQYVIREVRRQFREIKGIMEGTAKPDYATCVDIVTRGALKQMILPGVIVVVVPILVGVILKAEAAASFLMVSTMTGVLMALLLNNGGGAWDNAKKCIELSGVYEGKNSEAHKASIVGDTVGDPFKDTAGPSLHVLIKLLSTITLVLASFYV